One genomic segment of Myotis daubentonii chromosome 14, mMyoDau2.1, whole genome shotgun sequence includes these proteins:
- the QARS1 gene encoding glutamine--tRNA ligase — translation MATADSLSLFTGLGLSEHKARETLKNAALSAQLREAATQAQRTLGSAIDKATGTLLYGLASRLRDPRRLSFLVSYVADKKIHTEPQLSAALEYVRSHPLDPIDTADFERECGVGIVVTPEQIEEAVEVTINRHRPQLLEERYHFNMGLLMGEARAALKWADGKMIKHEVDMQVLHLLGPKRETDLERKPKVAKARLEETDGRPAKDVVENGEVAGQTLSLMEQLRGEALKFHKPGENYKTPGYVTTAHTMDLLKQHLDITGGQVRTRFPPEPNGILHIGHAKAINFNFGYAKANNGICFLRFDDTNPEKEEARFFTGICDMVAWLGYTPYKVTYASDYFDQLYAWAVELIHRGQAYVCHQRGEELKGHNPPPSPWRDRPVEESLLLFEAMRKGKFAEGEATLRMKLVMEDGKMDPVAYRVKYTPHHRTGDTWCIYPTYDYTHCLCDSIEHITHSLCTKEFQARRSSYFWLCNALDVYCPVQWEYGRLNLHYAVVSKRKILQLVAHGAVRDWDDPRLFTLTALRRRGFPPEAINNFCARVGVTVAQTTMEPHLLESCVRDVLNDTAPRAMAVLEPLQVIITNFPAAKSLDIQVPNFPADETKGFHQVPFGFTVFIERTDFKEEPEPGYKRLARGQPVGLRHTGYVIELQRVIKGPGGCVESLEVTCRKADAGEKPKAFIHWVSQPLTCEVRLYERLFQHKNPEDPVEVPGGFLSDLNPASLHVVEAALVDCSVALAKPFDKFQFERLGYFSVDPDSHEGQLVFNRTVTLKEDPGKV, via the exons ATGGCGACCGCGGACTCCCTGTCGCTCTTCACCGGCCTCGGCCTGAGCGAGCACAAGGCGCGCGAGACGCTCAAGAACGCGGCCCTGAGCGCGCAGCTGCGCGAGGCGGCGACCCAG GCACAGCGGACCCTGGGCTCCGCCATCGACAAGGCGACCGGCACCCTGCTCTACGGCTTGGCCTCGCGACTGCGGGACCCCCGGCGCCTCTCCTTCCTCGTGAGCTACGTGGCCGACAAGAAGATCCACACCGAGCCCCAGCTGAGCG CTGCCCTTGAGTACGTGCGGAGTCACCCGCTGGACCCCATCGACACCGCGGACTTTGAGCGGGAATGCGGCGTGGGCATCGTGGTGACGCCCGAGCAGATCGAGGAGGCG GTGGAGGTCACCATAAATCGCCACCGGCCGCAGCTCTTGGAGGAGCGCTACCATTTCAACATGGGACTGCTGATGG GAGAGGCTCGGGCTGCGCTCAAGTGGGCAGATGGCAAAATGATCAAGCATGAAGTGGACATGCAG GTCCTGCACCTTCTGGGTCCCAAGAGGGAGACTGATCTGGAGAGGAAGCCAAAG GTGGCAAAGGCTCGGCTGGAAGAAACAGACGGGAGGCCAGCCAAGGACGTGGTGGAGAACG GTGAGGTTGCTGGCCAGACCCTGTCTCTGATGGAGCAGCTCCGAGGGGAGGCGCTGAAGTTCCACAAACCTG GCGAAAACTACAAGACCCCGGGCTACGTGACCACTGCACACACCATGGACCTCCTGAAGCAGCACCTGGACATCACTGGGGGGCAG GTGCGCACCCGGTTCCCGCCAGAACCCAACGGAATCCTGCACATAGGACACGCCAAGGCCATCAATTTCAACTTTGGCTACGCCAAG GCCAACAACGGGATCTGCTTTCTGCGCTTTGACGACACCAACCCTGAGAAGGAGGAGGCCAGGTTCTTCACCGGCATCTGCGACATGGTGGCTTGGCTGG GTTACACACCGTACAAGGTGACCTATGCCTCGGACTATTTCGACCAGCTGTATGCCTGGGCTGTGGAGCTCATCCACAG GGGCCAGGCCTACGTGTGCCACCAGCGAGGAGAGGAGCTCAAAGGCCACAACCCTCCGCCCTCGCCCTGGAGAGACCGGCCCGTAGAGGAGTCGCTGCTGCTCTTCGAG GCGATGCGCAAGGGCAAGTTTGCAGAAGGTGAGGCCACTCTGCGGATGAAGCTGGTGATGGAGGATGGCAAGATGGACCCCGTGGCCTATCGCGTCAAGTATACGCCACACCACCGCACGGGGGACACCTG GTGCATCTACCCCACCTATGACTACACGCACTGCCTCTGTGACTCCATCGAGCACATCACCCACTCACTCTGCACCAAGGAATTCCAGGCCCG ACGCTCTTCCTACTTCTGGTTGTGCAACGCGCTGGACGTCTACTGCCCCGTGCAGTGGGAGTACGGCCGCCTCAACCTGCACTACGCGGTCGTCTCCAAGAGGAAGATCCTCCAGCTGGTGGCGCACGGCGCTGTACG GGACTGGGACGACCCGCGGCTCTTCACGCTCACAGCCCTGCGTCGGCGGGGCTTCCCTCCCGAGGCGATCAACAACTTCTGTGCGCGG GTGGGGGTGACAGTGGCACAGACCACAATGGAGCCACATCTGCTAGAGTCCTGCGTGCGTGATGTATTGAATGACACAGCCCCGCGGGCCATGGCTGTGCTGGAGCCATTACAGGTCATCATCACCAACTTTCCTGCTGCGAAG TCTTTGGACATCCAGGTGCCCAACTTCCCAGCTGATGAGACCAAGGGCTTCCATCAGGTTCCCTTTGGGTTCACCGTCTTCATCGAGAGGACGGACTTCAAGGAG GAACCAGAGCCCGGCTATAAGCGCCTGGCGCGGGGCCAGCCTGTGGGCCTGAGGCATACAGGCTACGTCATCGAGCTGCAGCGAGTCATCAAG GGCCCCGGTGGCTGTGTGGAAAGTCTGGAGGTGACCTGCAGAAAGGCAGATGCTGGAGAAAAGCCCAAGGCCTTTATTCACTGGGTGTCACAGCCTCTGACGTGTGAGGTTCGCCTCTACGAGCGACT ATTTCAGCACAAGAACCCAGAGGACCCTGTGGAGGTGCCTGGTGGCTTCCTAAGTGACCTGAACCCG GCATCGCTGCACGTGGTGGAGGCAGCATTAGTGGATTGTTCGGTGGCCCTGGCGAAGCCCTTCGACAAGTTCCAGTTTGAACGCCTTGGCTACTTCTCCGTGGATCCAGACAGCCACGAGGGACAG ctCGTCTTCAACCGGACCGTCACCCTGAAGGAGGACCCAGGCAAGGTGTGA